Proteins encoded by one window of Deltaproteobacteria bacterium:
- the pstB gene encoding phosphate ABC transporter ATP-binding protein (ATP-binding protein; PstABCS is an ATP dependent phosphate uptake system which is responsible for inorganic phosphate uptake during phosphate starvation), whose amino-acid sequence VEPEVLLMDEPCSALDPVSTAKIEELIEDLSDRYTIVVVTHNMQQAARISDSVASFLLGELIEMDKSGKIFTNPSDKRTEEYITGRFG is encoded by the coding sequence CGTGGAGCCCGAGGTGCTCCTGATGGACGAACCGTGCTCGGCGCTGGACCCGGTCTCCACCGCCAAGATCGAGGAGTTGATCGAGGACCTGAGCGACCGGTACACCATCGTCGTCGTGACCCACAACATGCAGCAGGCGGCGCGGATCTCCGACAGCGTCGCATCCTTCCTGCTGGGCGAGCTGATCGAGATGGACAAGAGCGGGAAGATCTTCACCAACCCGTCCGACAAGCGGACGGAGGAGTACATCACCGGAAGGTTCGGCTGA